CCACCAGAACCTTGGTCCCGACCAGCGCCTCATCCGACTGATGCAGGCGGTCGAGCATCCGCTGCTTCTCCACCGGCAGGTCGCTGACGACACGATGCAGGAAGAGTGCGGTCTCGTCCAGCAGGCGCTCGGGAGACTCGACGTCTTTCACAACAACGCTGCGGGCGAGCGTATGCAGGCGGGCATCCTCTTCCGGAGAAAGATCCTTTCCGGTGAAGACCACGACCGGAAGCTCGTGCAGTTTCTCGACCTCATGGATCTTCTCGAGGACCTCGAAACCGGTCATATCCGGAAGGCGAAGGTCAAGGACAACGCAGTCGAAGTTGTCCCGTTCGAGAGCGGCCAGGGCAGAGGCTCCGCTGTCGGTAATCTCCACATCGATATCGTCGTAGCCCAGCAGTGCACAGATGCTGGTCTGCTCGGCCGGGTTGTCTTCGACGATCAGCAGCTTCTTCCTGCGGGGCGTCGAAAATTCCTTGATGCGCGTGATGGCCTGCGCCAGACCTTCGGCGGTCGTGGGCTTGGTGACATAGGAGAATGCGCCACGTGACAAGCCATGGTGCCAGTCCTCGTCCTGGGTAAGCATCTGGACCGGAATGTGGCGTGTAAGAGGATCCTGCTTCAGATGATTCAGGACGGCCCAGCCCAGCATGTCGGGCAGGAAGACGTCGAGAGAGACGGCGGTAGGCCGGAACTCACGGGCGAAGGCCAGGGCCTCCGCTCCGCGCATCGCGACCAGCACCTTGAAGCCCTTGTCGCGTGCCATATCGCAAAGGATACGCGCAAAGTGGGGATCGTCCTCCACGATAAGCAGCGTGGGATCGCCGGGCTCGACAGTTGCGCGGTCGTCTTCCACGCGATCGACAATCTGTTCCGCTGTCGCAACAGGAAGACTCAGATTGACGGCGTAGTGGGCTTGAGCGCGCTCAGGATACGACATAACGGCGGCCGTCGGACCGACATAAGTCTGCGGGATATAGAGGGTGAAGGTGCTGCCCTCGCGGGGAACGCTGCGAAGCTGAATTTCGCCGCCGAGCAGGCTTGCGAGCTCACGGCTGATGGCCAGGCCGAGTCCGGTGCCGCCGTACTTACGGCTGGTGCCGGCATCCGCCTGTTGGAAGGCCTCGAAGATAATACGCTGCTTCTCCTGCGGAATACCGATACCGGTGTCGGTCACCTCAAAGGCAATGACGTTGCCGGCGCCGTTGAGAATGGGATGTCCGTCGCTCCATCCGGAGGTAACCGGGAAGACCTTGAGCTTCACGCTTCCCTTCTCCGTGAACTTGAACGCATTGGAGAGCAGGTTCTTCAACACCTGCTGCAGGCGTTTTGAGTCGGTGACCAGGCTGCGCGGCAAATGGGAGTCAGCATCGATATCGAAGCTGAGTCGCCGGTTCTCCGCCTCGTGACGGAAGGGCCGAGCGAGGGCTTCGAGCAAGGTGCCAAAGAAGAGCTCTTCCGCCTCGACGGAGACGGTTCCGGATTCGATCTTCGAGAGATCGAGGATGTCGCTGATCAGATTCAGCAGATCCGTTCCGGCGCCGTGAATGGTGCGTGCGAACTCTACCTGCTTGGGTGTGAGATTGCCGTCCGGGTTGTCGGTCAATTGCTGGCCCAGGACGAGAATGCTGTTCAGCGGTGTACGCAGCTCGTGCGACATGTTCGCCAGGAACTCTGACTTGTACTTCGAGGTCAGCGCCAGCTCCTTGGCCTTGTCTTCCAAAGCGCGGCGAGCCTGCTCGATCTCCTGGTTCTTGCGTTCCACTTCCGCATTCTGTTCGGCGAGCTGCTGTGCCTTCTGCGCGAGCTGCTCGTTCGTGGTCTGCAGCTCGGTCTGCTGCGTCTGCAGCTCGGTTGCAAGCTGCTGCGACTGTTTCAACAGACCCTCTGTCTGCATGGTCGCCTCGATACTGTTCAGCACGATACCGATGCTCGCTGTGAGCTGTTCGAGGAAGGCCATGTGTGAGGCGGTGAAGTAGTGCAGCGTACCGAGCTCGATGACGGCCTTCACGCGGCCTTCAAAGAGCACCGGGAGAACGATGACATTGCGCGGCACAGCTTCAAACAGGCCGGAACGAATCGGCAGCGTTCCCGGCGGCAGATCGTGGATCAGCAGACGGCGCTTCTCGAGCGCACACTGACCAATGAGTCCCTCACCAAGAAGGATGCGTTCCTGATGGGCTTCCGGCGTGCCGGAGTAGGCGGAGAGCAGCACCATCGTCCGCGCATCTTCCTCATCCATCTGATAGATGAGTCCCTGCTGCGCCGCCACCAGCGGAACCAGCTCAGAGAGCAGCAAGCGGCCCACGGTCGCCAGATCACGCTGGCCCTGCAACATGCCGGTAAAGCGGGCAAGGTTCGTCTTCAGCCAGTCCTGCTCGTTGTTACGGTCGGTGGTGAGACGAAGGTTATCAATCATCGTATTGATGTTGTCCTTCAGCTCGGCCACCTCGCCACGCGCCTCCACCTGAATCGACCGGGTAAGGTCACCCTTGGTCACGGCGGTCGCAACCTCGGCGATAGCGCGTACCTGGTTGGTGAGGTTGTCAGCCAGCAGGTTGACGTTACCGGTGAGATCTTTCCATGTACCGGCAGCTCCAGGCACGTTTGCCTGGCCGCCGAGACGACCTTCTACACCGACTTCGCGCGCGACTGTGGTCACCTGATCGGCAAAGATGGCCAATGTACCGGTCATGTTGTTGATGGTCTCGGCCAACGCGGCTACTTCGCCCTTCGCGTTTACGGTCAGCTTCTGCGTCAGGTCACCGTTGGCGACGGCCGTTACCACCTTCACAATGCCGCGCACCTGTTCGGTGAGGTTGTACGCCATGACGTTGACGTTGTCGGTAAGATCCTTCCACGTACCGGCGACGCCCTGCACCTCAGCCTGACCACCCAGCTTACCGTCGGTACCCACTTCACGGGCGACACGCGTTACTTCGCCGGCGAAGGCGTTGAGCTGGTCCACCATCGTGTTGATGGTGTTCTTCAGCTCGAGAATTTCGCCCTTCACGTCTACTGTGATCTTGCGCGAAAGGTCGCCACGGGCTACGGCCGTCGTCACTTCGGCGATGTTACGCACCTGGCCAGTGAGGTTACCGGCCATGGCGTTGACTGAGTCCGTAAGATCCTTCCAGGTACCGGCAACACCGGGCACATTCGCCTGACCGCCGAGACGGCCTTCGGTACCGACCTCACGCGCAACACGCGTAACTTCGGCGGCGAACGAGCGGAGCTGCTCGACCATGGTGTTCAGGGTCTCTTTCAGCTGCAGGATCTCGCCGCGTACGTCTACGGTGATCTTCTTCGAGAGATCGCCCGTCGCGATGGCCGTTGCGACTTCGGCGATGTTACGTACCTGGCCCGTCAGGTTCGAGGCCATGAAGTTGACGTTGTCGGTAAGATCTTTCCACGTTCCGGCGACGCCCGGCACTTCAGCCTGGCCGCCCAGCTTACCGTCCGTACCCACTTCGCGGGCAACACGGGTAACTTCGGCAGCGAAGGCGTTGAGCTGATCCACCATCGTATTAATGGTGTTCTTCAGCTCGAGAATTTCGCCCTTCACGTCTACCGTGATCTTGCGTGAGAGGTCGCCACGGGCGACAGCCGTTGTCACTTCGGCGATGTTACGGACCTGACCGGTAAGGTTGCCGGCCATGGAGTTTACTGAATCCGTGAGATCCTTCCACGTTCCGGCAACACCTGGCACATTGGCCTGGCCGCCAAGACGGCCTTCGGTACCTACTTCGCGGGCCACACGCGTTACTTCACCGGCGAACGCGTTGAGCTGATCCACCATCGTGTTGATGGTTTCTTTCAGCAGCAGGATTTCGCCGCGTACGTCTACGGTGATCTTCTTCGACAAGTCGCCGTTCGCGATGGCCGTAGAAACTTCAGCGATGTTACGCACCTGGCCAGTCAGGTTCGAGGCCATGGAGTTTACCGAGTCGGTAAGATCCTTCCACGTTCCGGCGACACCGGGCACCTCTGCCTGTCCGCCCAGCTTGCCGTCCGTACCCACTTCGCGGGCGACGCGCGTCACCTCGGAAGCAAAGGAGCGGAGCTGATCCACCATCGTGTTCAGCGTCTCTTTGAGCTGCAGGATCTCGCCGCGTACGTCCACGGTGATCTTGCGCGAGAGATCGCCACGGGCTACTGCGGTAGCAACTTCGGCGATGTTACGGACCTGGCCAGTCAGATTCGAGGCCATGAAGTTAACGTTGTCGGTAAGATCCTTCCAGGTTCCGGCAACACCAGGCACAGCAGCCTGTCCGCCAAGCTTGCCTTCGGTACCGACTTCGCGGGCAACACGTGTTACTTCGCCGGCGAAAGCGTTGAGCTGGTCCACCATCGTGTTGATGGTGTTCTTCAGCTCGAGAATTTCGCCCTTCACGTCTACCGTGATCTTGCGCGAGAGATCGCCGCCGGCCACAGCCGTTGTGACCTCAGCGATGTTACGGACCTGGGCCGTCAGGTTACCAGCCATGGAGTTAACCGAGTCGGTAAGGTCCTTCCAGGTTCCGGCCACACCAGGAACCTCGGCCTGGCCGCCCAGCTTACCGTCGGTACCGACTTCGCGGGCAACACGCGTCACTTCGCCGGCGAACCGGTTGAGCTGGTCGACCATCGTGTTGAGGGTCTCTTTCAGCTGCAGGATCTCGCCGCGCACGTCCACTGTGATCTTGCGGGAGAGGTCACCGTTGGCGATAGCCGTAGCGACCTCGGCGATGTTACGCACCTGGCCCGTGAGATTCGAGGCCATGAAGTTGACGTTGTCGGTAAGGTCCTTCCAGGTTCCGCCGACACCGGGCACCTGCGCCTGGCCGCCGAGCTTGCCTTCGGTACCGACTTCGCGGGCGACGCGCGTTACTTCGCCGGCGAAGGCGTTGAGCTGGTCCACCATGGTGTTGATGGTGTCTTTGAGCTCGAGAATTTCGCCCTTCACGTCGACCGTGATCTTGCGGGAGAGGTCGCCGCGGGCGACGGCCGTTGTTACCTCGGCGATATTACGGACCTGGGCCGTCAGGTTGCCCGCCATGGCGTTGACTGAGTCGGTAAGGTCCTTCCAGGTTCCGGCCACCCCAGGCACCACCGCCTGGCCGCCCAGCTTACCGTCGGTACCGACCTCGCGGGCGACGCGCGTCACTTCAGAGGCGAAGGAGCGCAACTGGTCGACCATCGTATTAATAGCCTCTTTCAGCTGCAGAATCTCGCCGCGCACGTCGACCGTGATCTTGCGGGAGAGGTCGCCGCTGGCTACTGCCGTTGCCACCTCGGCGATGTTACGCACCTGGCCGGTAAGGTTACTGGCCATGGAGTTTACGGAATCGGTAAGGTCTTTCCAGGTTCCGGCCACACCAGGCACCGCCGCCTGACCGCCCAGCTTTCCGTCTGTACCGACCTCACGGGCGACACGCGTCACCTCGGAGGTAAAGACGCTGAGCTGCTGAATCATCGTGTTGACGATGTTGGCCGAGCGCAGGAACTCGCCCTCGAGGGGGCGGCCATCGACGTCAAGCCGGACGGTTTGCGTCAGGTTGCCCTGGGCTACGGCGCCGATCGCTCGGGTTACCTCGACCGTGGGACGGAGCAGGTCTTCGACCAGCGTATTAACGCTGGCCTCCATCTCTCCCCAGGAACCCCGACGCTCCTGAAAGCGCGACCGTTCGCGGGTTCGTCCCTCTTTGCCAACGACCTGTCCGACGCGTTTCAGCTCGCCGGCCATCTGCTGGTTGGCTGAGACGATGTCGTTGAAGGAATCCGCGACCTTACCTTCAATTCCCGTCCAGTGATTGGGGAGGCGCACCGAGAAGTCGCCATCGCGCATGCGGCGCAAGGCGTCCAGAACGATCGCAATGTCAAACTGGGATCGGTCCGCGGCAGGGAGTTCAGCAGTAAGTACAGAAGCTGCAAGATCAGTCTTAGCTGACTTGCTGACAACTCGTTTCACGCATCACCCTCACTCAGGTGGTTGAGCGCTTGTTGCTCATCTACCAGACAGAATTTAAATGAAAAACAGGCAAAAGGTCAGATGCCCGATGCGTCAGGGGTGGTTGCTTAGTAACGGGGTCCCCTCACACCGGCAGTTATACAGATACTACGAGCGGTGTACCCACTTCCACTGTTACTTTTGGCGGATGGGTGAGTGTGTTGTGCAGAACACAGTGATGCACGCTGTCATCGACGCCGGCTTGATGCTCCGGAGTCA
This genomic window from Terriglobus albidus contains:
- a CDS encoding HAMP domain-containing protein, with translation MKRVVSKSAKTDLAASVLTAELPAADRSQFDIAIVLDALRRMRDGDFSVRLPNHWTGIEGKVADSFNDIVSANQQMAGELKRVGQVVGKEGRTRERSRFQERRGSWGEMEASVNTLVEDLLRPTVEVTRAIGAVAQGNLTQTVRLDVDGRPLEGEFLRSANIVNTMIQQLSVFTSEVTRVAREVGTDGKLGGQAAVPGVAGTWKDLTDSVNSMASNLTGQVRNIAEVATAVASGDLSRKITVDVRGEILQLKEAINTMVDQLRSFASEVTRVAREVGTDGKLGGQAVVPGVAGTWKDLTDSVNAMAGNLTAQVRNIAEVTTAVARGDLSRKITVDVKGEILELKDTINTMVDQLNAFAGEVTRVAREVGTEGKLGGQAQVPGVGGTWKDLTDNVNFMASNLTGQVRNIAEVATAIANGDLSRKITVDVRGEILQLKETLNTMVDQLNRFAGEVTRVAREVGTDGKLGGQAEVPGVAGTWKDLTDSVNSMAGNLTAQVRNIAEVTTAVAGGDLSRKITVDVKGEILELKNTINTMVDQLNAFAGEVTRVAREVGTEGKLGGQAAVPGVAGTWKDLTDNVNFMASNLTGQVRNIAEVATAVARGDLSRKITVDVRGEILQLKETLNTMVDQLRSFASEVTRVAREVGTDGKLGGQAEVPGVAGTWKDLTDSVNSMASNLTGQVRNIAEVSTAIANGDLSKKITVDVRGEILLLKETINTMVDQLNAFAGEVTRVAREVGTEGRLGGQANVPGVAGTWKDLTDSVNSMAGNLTGQVRNIAEVTTAVARGDLSRKITVDVKGEILELKNTINTMVDQLNAFAAEVTRVAREVGTDGKLGGQAEVPGVAGTWKDLTDNVNFMASNLTGQVRNIAEVATAIATGDLSKKITVDVRGEILQLKETLNTMVEQLRSFAAEVTRVAREVGTEGRLGGQANVPGVAGTWKDLTDSVNAMAGNLTGQVRNIAEVTTAVARGDLSRKITVDVKGEILELKNTINTMVDQLNAFAGEVTRVAREVGTDGKLGGQAEVQGVAGTWKDLTDNVNVMAYNLTEQVRGIVKVVTAVANGDLTQKLTVNAKGEVAALAETINNMTGTLAIFADQVTTVAREVGVEGRLGGQANVPGAAGTWKDLTGNVNLLADNLTNQVRAIAEVATAVTKGDLTRSIQVEARGEVAELKDNINTMIDNLRLTTDRNNEQDWLKTNLARFTGMLQGQRDLATVGRLLLSELVPLVAAQQGLIYQMDEEDARTMVLLSAYSGTPEAHQERILLGEGLIGQCALEKRRLLIHDLPPGTLPIRSGLFEAVPRNVIVLPVLFEGRVKAVIELGTLHYFTASHMAFLEQLTASIGIVLNSIEATMQTEGLLKQSQQLATELQTQQTELQTTNEQLAQKAQQLAEQNAEVERKNQEIEQARRALEDKAKELALTSKYKSEFLANMSHELRTPLNSILVLGQQLTDNPDGNLTPKQVEFARTIHGAGTDLLNLISDILDLSKIESGTVSVEAEELFFGTLLEALARPFRHEAENRRLSFDIDADSHLPRSLVTDSKRLQQVLKNLLSNAFKFTEKGSVKLKVFPVTSGWSDGHPILNGAGNVIAFEVTDTGIGIPQEKQRIIFEAFQQADAGTSRKYGGTGLGLAISRELASLLGGEIQLRSVPREGSTFTLYIPQTYVGPTAAVMSYPERAQAHYAVNLSLPVATAEQIVDRVEDDRATVEPGDPTLLIVEDDPHFARILCDMARDKGFKVLVAMRGAEALAFAREFRPTAVSLDVFLPDMLGWAVLNHLKQDPLTRHIPVQMLTQDEDWHHGLSRGAFSYVTKPTTAEGLAQAITRIKEFSTPRRKKLLIVEDNPAEQTSICALLGYDDIDVEITDSGASALAALERDNFDCVVLDLRLPDMTGFEVLEKIHEVEKLHELPVVVFTGKDLSPEEDARLHTLARSVVVKDVESPERLLDETALFLHRVVSDLPVEKQRMLDRLHQSDEALVGTKVLVVDDDVRNIFALSSVLERRGMVVLTAGTGREAIETLAKTPDISIVLMDIMMPEMDGYETMQVIRQNPEFHRLPIIALTAKAMKGDREKCLEAGASDYMAKPVNTDQLLSGLRTWLHR